In Plasmodium falciparum 3D7 genome assembly, chromosome: 5, the following proteins share a genomic window:
- a CDS encoding rhomboid protease ROM9: protein MVWGKRNYFISPDSFRSFRYYFPKNFERRTKEERNVFYLSGRKNSNDSLFNKIRINEKREKNFCNYNLHQRTFCRYSQENIFNKQKKKKKEKINMINRNGDGDGQTNVFSSLSWLNVKYDILEMYKKKNIYNMVIRKKYLNNIYIYCNDLKNKYVKIYKIYYKKYLYMEIKEKTFSNITKIFTNMCMYKNYVINNIIRNKLKWTNIEKCLKNIRFNYNKRNIFLFEKISSLYKNKSNIHKNININENINKYTIYYKNIFLYHYKLSPVTYTLILLHIFVYFLWNIAEPSRNSYNYYYINNFKHNNYNNKNKYTSPLLSTDTMYKYFSCSLQNLKEKKLYTLVTNLISHNTIQSFLLNTISLYYIGTALEKIIQSRNFFITYLISGVLSSYIQILYHKNNYNNIYVFGASGSISSILSTYTFMYPSQNIYLYGVLALPLALFSSLYFLNEIYCVLSNRQDNTGHIAHLTGMGLGLIYYYFFIKRGRLLR, encoded by the exons ATGGTGTGGGGGAAAaggaattattttatttctccTGATTCGTTCAGGAGCTTTCGTTATTATTTTCCTAAGAATTTTGAAAGAAGAACGAAAGAAGAGAGGAATGTATTTTACTTAAGCGGAAGGAAGAATTCAAATGATtccttatttaataaaataagaataaatgaaaaaagggaaaagaatttttgtaattataatttacacCAAAGGACTTTTTGTAGATATTcacaagaaaatatatttaataaacaaaaaaaaaagaaaaaagaaaaaatcaaTATGATAAATAGAAATGGAGATGGAGATGGACAAACAAATGTTTTCTCTTCATTATCTTGGTTAAACgttaaatatgatatattagaaatgtataaaaaaaagaatatttataatatggtgataagaaaaaaatatttgaataatatatatatatattgtaatgatttaaaaaataaatatgtaaaaatttataagatatattataaaaaatatttatatatggaaataaaagaaaaaacattttCAAACATTACAAAGATATTTAcaaatatgtgtatgtataaaaattatgtaataaataatattataagaaataaattaaaatggaCAAATATTGAAAAGTGTTTAAAGAATATTcgatttaattataataaaaggaatatttttttatttgaaaaaatatcttctctatataaaaacaaatcaaatatacataaaaatataaatataaatgaaaacataaataaatatacaatatattataaaaatatatttttatatcattataaattATCACCAGTAACATAtactttaattttattacatatatttgtatatttcttATGGAATATTGCAGAACCTTCAAGAAActcttataattattattatataaataacttcaaacataataattataataataaaaacaaatatacatCTCCCTTATTAAGTACAGATACAATGTATAAGTATTTCTCTTGTAGTTTacaaaatttaaaagaaaaaaaattatatacctTAGTAACAAATTTAATTAGCCATAATACTATacaatcatttttattaaataccatatctttatattatataggaACAGCtttagaaaaaattattcaatccagaaatttttttataacatatttaatCAGTGGTGTtctttcatcatatatacaaatattatatcataaaaataattataataatatttatgtattcgGAGCTAGCGGAAGCATAAGTTCCATATTATCAACATACACTTTTATGTACCCTTCTCAAAACATATACCTCTACGGGGTATTAGCCCTTCCCTtg gCATTATTTTCAAGTTTGTATTTCCTCAACGAAATATACTGTGTCCTTTCTAACAGACAAGATAACACTG gTCATATTGCTCACTTGACCGGCATGGGACTCGGTTTGATTTactattatttctttattaaaagGGGGAGATTACTACGATAA
- a CDS encoding amino acid transporter, putative yields the protein MSRETSKDDFYKTNKYGHSIEESKNIYKESYESDLNNELEEKENKMKNRKRRNASSSFHNSFNRNNISINKDNGYNNIRKIKNKYGDDYFPFRFYKNINNYKCSNVNKYNYKDKYKYEKGYTSKNTKICNFRNNRIKTYKNTYHNIINFIKENRNDMKKVRYFLFLRAYENSELFQINKQNKKEKHNLRKHNKCIDIKDAKEKERLKLLKLLKSYDIKYEGYTDLYTLCNYSIYYEDKKLVEELLNKQNCNNFFYYLVSIGISYNDIIHMASVFENMEYLKYGNLYMLPWIYKKLNKFYNFDVTTFILHCIIYSISTLNSSLFLFIKYKTFAIIFPLFITYLLLSTPLVLQEINSGRFVLDGCISFFWSINNYHLPIGIILIISYILSIIKCIDFISLHLLYLSSYLFENNPWIYKNIDSKICSKFNGSKNICDFSRNICYYNDQTNICEINKIKLGTKIYDMLLNKYIPPKSEKFPILVILASFLSLILYNAFSKYKTSHKFLKIFLFLLISLFLMNIITVWDFTLFEFLLSDFNFNKIVDIILNYEVWILCMLHCIVNLSIHSGLYFYTSKGLRLGINVVKSTYIITLSCFLVDMLIFVAFSNIIGKYLKDINRNYSFLLKLIKKNIFYILIPVGNNLYNKFTLFLGIYLGIIFLTFLLLSASKRIDILFLSINDMYPLNSKKHITIVWIVIFFIYINYIFLDNEIRYILCQYVYQLITLLILFYINFNFFWLSGIKETVNKLGKLPLISKFFFTFLNEFSLLYLEIIYNVKYRISFFFIRQFINILIIPLLSMLISSYLSNMRKKRKTKVKKGIKYILQNSYSLAIEYTSKNKNIQLEYIQKMKYTKWFNIYIIFFLKYIGLDIILMCIVYVGNKLCSQNEIYLKKRNINILLSQYFLFIIFLLYVYISYINIPLLHIIKRKLFFKPNNFNVLDYPVSFEKIKHQKKNSLFSEFINM from the exons ATGTCGAGGGAAACATCAAAAGATGATTTTTACAAAACTAATAAATATGGACACTCCATAGAAGAAAGTAAGAACATTTATAAAGAGAGCTATGAAAGTGATTTGAATAATGAGCtggaagaaaaagaaaataaaatgaaaaatagaaaaagaagaaatgcTTCATCATCGTTTCATAATTCAtttaatagaaataatataagtattaataaagataatggttataataatattaggaagataaaaaataaatacggTGATGATTATTTCCCCTTTAGgttttataagaatataaataattataaatgttCAAAcgtgaataaatataattataaagataaatataaatatgaaaaaggtTATACATCTAAGAATACCAAAATTTGTAACTTCAGAAATAATCgcattaaaacatataaaaatacttatcataatataataaattttataaaagaaaatagaaatgatatgaaaaaagttcgatattttttatttttaagagCATATGAAAATTCTGAATtatttcaaataaataaacaaaataaaaaagagaaacataatttaagaaaacataataaatgtatagaTATTAAAGATGCCAAAGAAAAAGAAcgattaaaattattaaaattattaaaaagctatgatataaaatatgaaggaTATACcgatttatatacattatgtaattattctatatattatgaGGATAAAAAATTAGTagaagaattattaaataaacaaaattgtaataatttcttttattatttagttAGTATAGgtatatcatataatgatattatacatatggcGAGTGTATTTGAAAATAtggaatatttaaaatatggtAATCTATATATGCTCCCATGgatatataagaaattaaataaattttataattttgatgttactacatttatattacattgtattatatattctatttcTACATTAAattcatctttatttttatttattaaatataaaacatttgcTATCATATTCCCATTATTTATAACTTATCTTTTATTATCGACACCTTTAGTATTACAAGAAATAAATTCCGGACGTTTTGTATTAGATGGATGTATTTCATTCTTCTGGTCAATAAATAATTACCATCTACCTATaggaataatattaataatatcatatattctCTCTATAATCAAATGTATAGATTTTATCTCTCTACACCTTCTATACCTTTCTAGTTATCTTTTCGAAAACAACCCttggatatataaaaatattgattcTAAAATATGTTCGAAATTTAACGGCAgcaaaaatatatgtgaCTTTTCAAGAAATATATGTTACTATAATGATCAAACGAATATATGtgaaataaataagataAAGTTG gGAACCAAAATTTATGATATGCTCCTGAACAAATATATCCCTCCAAAGAGTGAGAAATTTCCAATACTTGTTATTCTCGCTTCCTTCCTTTCtttaattctttataatgctttttcaaaatataagaCATCTCACaaatttcttaaaatatttctCTTCCTTTTAATATCCCTTTTTTTGATGAACATAATAACAGTTTGGGATTTTACCCTTTTCGAATTCCTACTCTCTGATTTTAACTTTAATAAAATTGtggatattattttaaactATGAAGTCTGGATATTGTGTATGCTACACTGTATTGTTAACTTGTCCATACATTCAGGATTATATTTCTACACCTCCAAAGGGTTAAG ACTTGGAATAAATGTAGTAAAATCCACATATATCATCACATTATCGTGTTTTCTTGTTGATATGTTAATTTTTGTTGCTTTTTCAAATATTATtggaaaatatttaaaagatattaatagaaattatagttttttattaaaattaataaaaaagaatatattttatatactaaTCCCAGTaggaaataatttatataataaatttacattatttttagGTATATATCTtggtataatatttttaacatttcttttattatcaGCATCTAAAAgaatagatatattatttttatccataAATGATATGTACCCCTTAAATTCAAAGAAACATATAACTATAGTATGGatagttattttttttatatatattaattatatatttcttgaTAATGAAATAAGATATATCTTATGTCAATATGTATACCAATTAATTAcgttattaattttattttacattaattttaatttcttctGGTTGAGTGGAATTAAAGAAACTGTAAACAAGCTGGGAAAGCTGCCCTTAATCTCTAAATTTTTCTTCACATTCTTAAATGAATTctctttattatatctagaaattatatataatgtcaAATATAGaatttcgtttttttttataagacagtttataaatatattaattataccTCTACTCTCTATGCTTATATCTAGTTACTTATCTAATATGCGAAAAAAGAGGAAAACCAAAGTCAAAAAgggaataaaatatatactg caAAATAGCTACTCCTTAGCCATAGAATATACCAGCAAGAATAAAAACATACAACtagaatatatacaaaaaatgaaGTACACAAAAtggtttaatatatatataatattttttttgaaatatattgGTTTGGATATCATTTTAATGTGTATCGTGTATGTAGGAAATAAATTGTGTTCACAAAAcgaaatatatttgaaaaaaagaaatattaatattttattaagtcaatatttcctttttatcatattccttttatatgtttatatttcctatataaatatacctCTATTGCACATCATAAAAAGGAAACTCTTTTTCAAACCCAATAATTTTAATGTCTTAGATTATCCTGTATCCttcgaaaaaataaaacaccaaaaaaaaaattccctCTTTAgtgaatttataaatatgtag
- a CDS encoding phosphatidylinositol 3-kinase: protein MKIRYDKCSSTKDLNYFFHLKLGFFVCYKNHNDKYSFKNKILQKNDTILFFKKKKKFMYLRKKKKKKKKKILIQIIQEYNKYNEYFKYNSNLEGNQGFNKKPEKNKNTKGNVYTDHTNQNAKSKIYNYDMNDDSYSNYVNNNNVFRISSFLILNNEFFGYPLQFVCETEGRSRNHEHYPDVHGDNIKYNKCDDNKYNKCDDNKYDKCDDNKYNKCDDNKYDTCDDNKYDTCDDNKYDTCDDNKYNKYDDDKYDTCDDNKYNKYDDDKYNKYDDDKYNKYDDDKYEKSRKKKKLNNLYKTILTKKKRKKMNSNLCVINKIYKYPIKYCELNSKAFVFFIIKNVGVHKITYYSYNKLFSKDGVLNQGIQICKLYHVNKNKKIKQIIFEALKNKITFSYDNNPNNIKKKIYKFLKKNCAYHDLIKLFYFKGHKQREKCNKKLNMEKTFGVHKSSRYNYKTYKKKKKIDMCKNYCDDILDTYNSKYYKGELSGQHKHIKMTGEQKEEHHIKYTHLNFNHGKDETFYKELYKCNYIEKYISSVNYFLLERRRMFNKYKQQELCVNKNEENNKNKNDDDNKNDDDNKNDDDNNKNDDDNKNDDDDNKNDDDNKNDDDDNKNDDDDNNKNNIQCDNHSDNIYMCGTYGNMENYNVPHSTNNTNLQSIKKRIINMNILDNIRCNKTYKYIDKNKFKCFTYYSCKNYNVCKKIIEKYKLYKFLKKKKIEGYMILNFLNFNKELIYYNEHKKDMSTLHDNLFDVISNNQNENVKYNHICNNNKYDWFFNSFDYVGNLEESITCFNNHKKKENMKNIKNIKKKKKKNLFYNEQHNIKNNKNDYHFDKYPSSLYSHLTNKKMVNNTEVNNIKDENSLQMYIINKDVTKNKDGNLLLNSYYNSKLGKSINTCSKEIYKEEHKNVYIYNKKITKMNIKMKTEQKYICVDSKRNTRTYNSKNIRTYNSKNIRTYNSKNIRTYNRKNIRTYNRKNIRTYNRKNIRTYNRKNIRCNNRKKFHLNRNKKKNGCVKKYKLYDERNTLVYKNKIGSNHFFLKEEIGKSTKKLNDIFEHISNYTNRISKNINITNKNRYDDYPFDFLSKDKIEYISMLSPTINEIKTLNTILTIPLIKMNEYEKNCIWRFRFQLLNRKETLGKFLKSINWNNKEEEEEAIILLNKWAKPGIENCIELFYSHLHHYVIKKYIIDIIKNSKKEEIKLYLFQLVQSLRTFNYQHIDNLFINTLIQKCIKSKKLSIYFYWFLLSEAKDKIKGKLYLHIHKLFINKLMTSNIRKNKIILDILKNQNRFRNQLLYLTKIAKNKTDRIQNKTRKLRNFLFYYRTNYGYINIKDFIKNNIFISDHNVYDFLDICKMKRENSLDTPMRGDNIGQPSYLGMVPGMGKSTDDSKNVYGDDNKNVYGDDNKNVYGDDSKNIYCDDNKNVYGDDNKNIYGDDSKNIYGDDNKNIFSDDNKNLYSDNNNNKHIRYNKYVKNISYEHFNEYPYDNKKSRNIYTCNKDICNSIYYLDNELTINYDIKDDLYFFQYKRSSDEKLLNTDLSNDSNDMIHYIDDSKNVKIERNRDNSFFSNFLQFNDNLDFFLNATYSDEDNNYEILDDSINFVQKQKIKKIKTPLILPIDPNIELLSFLPEQSYVLRSSLYPIVIACLVRKKIKLYNENYNNLIINNHTFYKNDQNKDNIINNLSYDKSYHSYYNSQFIKTLQNSFESTTSLNYHYNFLKCSNNNIFYKNKKIERIKPNTSIQKAFPSNENILNRNQHVYYSNNQIVHNIKKMNKHKRDDYMINEKVLPCVSNSCLGDKLMPSHDKMRSSHDKMMPSHDKMMPSHDKLMSPHYTLMSSHDKPVAPSGVSSLGEKKSKDEKKNRKKYNEIYQLSIKKYIYKAGDDLRQDHLVIQIIYVMDNIWKRYGLDLKMTLYRVLALSTDDGFIEFVDYAESISSIKKNYKGEIRQYFIDNSTCSSSPLGFDTEILQNFISSCAGYSVITYILGIGDRHLDNLMVTKDGRFFHIDFGYIFGEDPKPFSPPMKLCKEMIEAMGGAHSIGYEQFLKKCCLAYKYLRYHSQLIISLLDAMCDAGLKDMKMSPELCVLKVQEKFRLDLNDEAAEIYFLSVINASVKTLFPVVVDKLHEWALNWK, encoded by the coding sequence atgaaaattaGATATGACAAGTGCTCCAGTACAAAAGACCTAAActacttttttcatttaaaattaggtttttttgtttgttataaaaatcacaatgataaatattcctttaaaaataaaatcttacaaaaaaatgacactatattattttttaagaaaaaaaagaaattcatGTAtctcagaaaaaaaaaaaaaaaaaaaaaaaaaaaaatactcaTTCAGATTAtacaagaatataataaatataatgaatattttaaatataattcaaaTTTAGAAGGTAATCAAGGATTCAATAAAAAaccagaaaaaaataaaaacacaaAAGGAAATGTATATACTGATCATACAAATCAAAATGcaaaatcaaaaatatataattatgatatgaATGATGATTCTTATTCTAATTATGTGAACAACAATAATGTTTTTAGAATATCATCTTTTTtgatattaaataatgaattttttGGATATCCCCTTCAATTTGTTTGTGAAACAGAAGGGAGAAGTAGGAACCATGAACATTATCCGGACGTACATGGGGATAATATTAAGTATAACAaatgtgatgataataagtATAACAaatgtgatgataataagtATGATAaatgtgatgataataagtATAACAaatgtgatgataataagtATGATAcatgtgatgataataagtATGATAcatgtgatgataataagtATGATAcatgtgatgataataagtataacaaatatgatgatgataagtATGATAcatgtgatgataataagtataacaaatatgatgatgataagtataacaaatatgatgatgataagtataacaaatatgatgatgataagtATGAAAAAagtagaaaaaagaaaaaacttaataatttatataaaaccatattaacaaaaaaaaaaagaaaaaaaatgaactcTAATTTAtgtgtaataaataaaatatacaagtATCCTATAAAATATTGTGAATTAAATTCCAAAGcgtttgtattttttattattaaaaatgtaggtgttcataaaataacatattattcatataataaattattttcgaAAGATGGTGTTTTAAATCAAGGAATTCAAATATGCAAACTTTATCATgtgaacaaaaataaaaaaattaaacaaattatttttgaagccttgaaaaataaaataacctTTTCATATGATAACAATCCAAACAAtatcaagaaaaaaatatacaaatttcttaaaaaaaattgtgcTTATCATGATCTCAtaaaattgttttatttcAAGGGTCACAAACAAAGGGAAAAAtgtaacaaaaaattaaatatggaaaaaacCTTTGGGGTGCACAAATCCAGTCGTTACAATTATAAgacatataaaaagaaaaagaaaattgatATGTGTAAAAATTATTGTGATGATATACTTGATACATATAATAGTAAATATTACAAGGGTGAATTATCCGGGCAGCATAAACATATCAAGATGACGGGGGAACAAAAAGAAGAgcatcatataaaatatacacatttgAATTTTAATCATGGGAAAGATGAAACAttttataaagaattatataaatgtaattatattgaaaaatatatatcgtctgtaaattattttttattggaGAGAAGACGAATgtttaacaaatataaacaacAAGAGTTGTGTGTGAACAAAAATGAggagaataataaaaataaaaatgatgatgataataaaaatgatgatgataacaaaaatgatgatgataataataaaaatgatgatgataataaaaatgatgatgatgataataaaaatgatgatgataataaaaatgatgatgatgataataaaaatgatgatgatgataataataaaaataatattcaatGTGATAACCATTcagataatatttatatgtgtggTACCTATGGTAATATGGAAAACTATAATGTTCCTCATAGTACGAATAATACAAATCTCCAATCCataaagaaaagaattattaacaTGAACATATTAGACAATATAAGGTGTAATAAAACTTACAAATAcattgataaaaataaattcaaatgttttacatattattcatgtaaaaattataatgtatgcaaaaaaattatagaaaaatataaactttataaatttttaaaaaaaaaaaaaattgaaggaTACATGATTTTGAATTTccttaattttaataaagaattaatatattataatgaacataaaaaagatatgTCTACATTACatgataatttatttgaTGTAATTTCCaataatcaaaatgaaaatgtgaaatataatcatatttgtaataataataagtatGATTGGTTTTTTAATTCCTTTGATTATGTAGGTAATCTAGAGGAATCCATCACATGTTTCAAtaatcacaaaaaaaaagaaaatatgaaaaatataaaaaatataaaaaaaaaaaaaaaaaaaaatttgttttaCAATGaacaacataatataaaaaataataaaaatgattacCATTTTGATAAGTATCCTTCTTCTTTATATAGTCatttaacaaataaaaaaatggtaAACAATACAGaggtaaataatataaaagatgaaaattCCCTTCagatgtatattattaataaagatgttacaaaaaataaggaTGGTAACTTACTAttaaattcatattataattctaAATTGGGTAAATCAATAAATACATGTTCtaaggaaatatataaagaggaacataaaaatgtttatatatataataaaaaaattacaaaaatgaatataaaaatgaagacggaacaaaaatatatctgCGTCGATTCGAAAAGGAATACAAGAACATATAATAGTAAAAACATACGAACATATAATAGTAAAAACATACGAACATATAATAGTAAAAACATACGAACGTATAATAGGAAAAACATACGAACGTATAATAGGAAAAACATACGAACGTATAATAGGAAAAACATACGAACGTATAATAGGAAAAACATAAGATGTAATAACAGAAAAAAATTCCATctaaatagaaataaaaaaaaaaatggttgtgtaaaaaaatacaaattataTGATGAAAGGAATACCTTGGTATATAAGAACAAAATAGGGAGTaaccatttttttttgaaggaAGAAATTGGAAAAAGTACAAAAAAGTTGAACGATATATTTGAACATATAAGTAACTATACAAATCGTATTagtaagaatataaatataacaaataaaaatagatatGATGATTATCCTTTTGATTTTTTGTCAAAAGATAAAATTGAATATATCTCTATGTTATCACCAACTATAAACGAGATTAAAACATTAAATACTATTCTTACCATTCCACTTATTAAAATGAATgagtatgaaaaaaattgtatatgGAGATTCAGATTTCAATTATTAAATAGAAAAGAGACCTTAGGAAAATTCCTAAAATCTATTAATTggaataataaagaagaagaagaagaagccataattttattaaataagtGGGCAAAACCAGGTATAGAGAATTGTAtagaattattttattcacaTCTACATCattatgttattaaaaaatatattatagatattataaagaatagtaaaaaagaagaaatcaAATTATATCTATTTCAATTGGTCCAAAGTTTAAGAACTTTTAATTATCAACATATAGATAATCTATTTATTAATACTTTAAtacaaaaatgtattaaatcaaaaaaactatccatatatttttattggtTTTTATTAAGTGAAGCGAAAGATAAAATTAAAGGCAAATTgtatttacatatacataaattatttattaataaattaatgacttctaatattagaaaaaataaaattatcctagatattttaaaaaatcaaaacCGTTTCCGTAAtcaattattatatctaaCAAAAATTGCCAAGAATAAAACAGACagaatacaaaataaaaccaGAAAATTAAGAAactttctattttattatagaactaattatggatatataaatatcaaagactttataaaaaataatatttttatatctgaTCATAATGTCTATGATTTTTTggatatatgtaaaatgaaAAGGGAAAATTCGCTGGATACTCCTATGAGGGGTGATAACATTGGTCAACCTAGTTACCTGGGAATGGTCCCTGGTATGGGTAAATCCACTGACGATAGTAAAAATGTTTAcggtgatgataataaaaatgtttatggtgatgataataaaaatgtttatggTGACGatagtaaaaatatttattgtgacgataataaaaatgtttatggtgatgataataaaaatatttatggtgacgatagtaaaaatatttatggtgacgataataaaaatatttttagtgatgataataaaaaccTTTATagtgacaataataataataaacacataagatataataagtacgtaaaaaatatatcctaTGAACACTTTAATGAATATCCTTACGATAATAAAAAGagtagaaatatatatacatgtaataaagatatatgtaattctatttattatttagatAACGAACTTACaataaattatgatataaaagatgatttatatttttttcaatataaaagaagttcagatgaaaaattattaaatacagATTTAAGTAATGATTCTAATGATATGATTCATTATATTGATGATTctaaaaatgttaaaattGAACGAAATAGAGATAACTCTttcttttctaattttttacaatttaatgataatttagatttttttttaaatgctACTTATAgtgatgaagataataattatgaaatattagATGACTCTATAAATTTTGTTcagaaacaaaaaattaaaaaaataaaaacaccTTTAATTTTACCTATAGATCCTAATATTGAATTATTATCTTTCTTACCTGAACAATCATATGTATTACGTTCTTCTTTATATCCTATAGTTATTGCTTGTTTAGttcgaaaaaaaattaaattatataatgaaaattataataatttaattattaataatcataccttttataaaaatgaccAAAATAAGGATAATATCATAAACAATTTGTCATATGATAAGTcatatcattcatattataactCGCAATTTATTAAAACTTTACAAAATTCTTTTGAAAGTACAACAAGTcttaattatcattataattttttgaaatgttcaaataataatattttttataaaaacaaaaaaattgaaagaaTTAAACCAAACACATCAATTCAAAAAGCCTTTCCGTccaatgaaaatatattaaatagaaATCAACATGTGTATTATAGTAATAACCAAattgttcataatattaaaaaaatgaacaagcATAAAAGGGATGATTACATGATTAATGAAAAGGTCCTTCCATGTGTTAGTAATTCGTGTTTGGGCGATAAACTGATGCCGTCGCATGATAAAATGAGGTCGTCGCATGATAAAATGATGCCGTCACATGATAAAATGATGCCATCGCATGATAAACTTATGTCGCCGCATTATACTCTTATGTCGTCGCATGATAAACCTGTGGCACCATCAGGCGTTTCCTCGTTAGGAGAGAAAAAGtcaaaagatgaaaaaaagaatagaaaaaaatataacgaaATCTACCAGCTGTCGATAAAAAAGTATATCTATAAAGCAGGTGATGATTTAAGACAAGATCATTTagttatacaaataatttatGTTATGGATAATATATGGAAAAGATATGGTTTGGATTTAAAAATGACACTATATAGAGTATTAGCGTTATCGACAGATGATGGTTTTATTGAATTTGTGGATTATGCAGAATCTATATcttcaataaaaaaaaattataaaggaGAAATAAGACAATATTTTATAGATAATAGTACATGTTCAAGTTCCCCTTTAGGATTTGATACAGAAATATTACAAAACTTTATATCAAGCTGTGCAGGATATAGTGTTATTACCTATATATTAGGTATAGGAGATAGACATCTAGATAATTTAATGGTAACAAAAGATGGACGCTTTTTTCATATCGACTTTGGTTATATATTTGGAGAGGATCCAAAACCATTTTCTCCACCTATGAAATTATGTAAAGAAATGATTGAAGCTATGGGAGGAGCTCATAGTATAGGTTATGAAcaattcttaaaaaaatgttgtctagcatataaatatttaagatACCATTCTCAATTAATTATTAGCTTGTTAGATGCAATGTGTGATGCAGGATTAAAGGATATGAAAATGAGTCCAGAGTTATGTGTCTTAAAAGTACAAGAAAAATTTAGACTTGATTTAAATGATGAAGCAGCagaaatttattttcttagtGTTATCAATGCATCCGTTAAAACGTTATTTCCTGTTGTTGTGGATAAATTGCATGAGTGGGCCTTAAATTGGAAATGa